The sequence GGCACACCGACAGGCTGGGGTCTTCTGACAAGCGCGCCGCCAGCACACAACCCGCCGAGCCACCGCCCACCACCACATAGTCGAAACCCGTCATCCGCCCGCCCCTCCAGCCGTATGGATTACCCGATTTAGTGAATGCAAGTTTACTTTCACTGCATCATAAGAGGGTTCACCTCAGGCAGGCAACACCAGCCCCTTCTCCCGTTCCCGAGACACCGCAGCTGCCACACCCTGCACGCCATACCCAACAGCCGCACAGCACATCCCGGAGACGAGACATAGCCACACTCAAATGAGAATAATTGTTCATAACACAAAAACATAAATCATCAAGTGGTATCTGAATAACCGTTCGTCAGAACTAAAAAAACATTTAGCAAAACTAAATTTAACTGGCTAACAAGCTGAAAATAAAGGACTGATCTAAAAACAGCCCAAGCAGTCATCCACACATCTGGTATTAGAGTCCACCCATTCATCAGCTCCGTATTGATCCTGAATTTCCACCATGTGAGCATCCCCTTCGTGCATTGAGGCTGAAGCAGTTAGTCAAAATAGCAGCATGAGATGCACACACTGTGTCTTTTACTCAAAACTTGAAACGAGGAAACACGACAATGAAAAGCACTTTGAAAACGTTGGCAGTGGCCGCCATGGTCAGCGCTGCCGCACTGATGAGCTCGCCTGCTTTCGCGGTGTACTGTGTCCAGGACGTGTGCTTTGACAGTTGGGGCGGGGGTAACGGCAAGGAGCGCCCAGATCCGGAAGCGACAACGAAGGATCAGATGAGGAAGGCCAAGGCTGCCTGCATGGCCTGGAACCTCGCCCACCCGACGAAGAAGAGGGATTGCTCGGTATTTGATTAAGTCGCTGCCCTGCAGGGCAACCGCAATCATGTCGTGCCGCGGTTGCCCTGCACGGACAGGATGAATTCCATCCATGTACAAGACACGTAGCTATCGGGTACGCCCCCGCGCACCATCAGTCTCCAGCCACGAAGTACGCCAATCGCCACTGGCCTGATAGTTTCACGAACCCGGCGCGATAACTCAGCCCAGCGTGCGCAGGACATGCCACCGTCTCTGGTGTCTCTTGAGCGCACGCCACGCCAGCCGCCGTGATCCGCGACAGCGTGCGCAACAAGTCAGGCCTGGCCTTCCAGGCCGCAATGGCCTGATCTGCACTGCCATCTCCACCGAAGCTCCAGATGAACTCCGCCACCATCAACCGTCTCAGCGCCACATAGTCGCGCTGCAGTGCAGCCCGATGCACCTGCTGTTTGACCACATCCAGACGGGGTGATGCAACGCCAGGCCCGGACATACCCTGCAGCAGTAGCCCCATCATCACTGCCTGACACTTTGGCTTGATTGCAGACATCCCTGCTAACCTCTGCTTCCTTATCAACCACAATCATGCATTATGCATATAAATTGATGTCATATCACTGAAATATTTTTAAACATCAGGGTACTAGTTCACTTATTGCTGAGTGACTACATTGACCAGTGAATGACCCACGCCCGGCCCTGCCGGACCTTTACTAACCTCGCACCAAGCTATGCAAGAAATGAAAACCATGTTATCCCACACCCGACTCACCCTCTCCCTGCTGACCACCCTGCTGCTCACGGCCATGCCTGGCAGCCAGGCACTGGCCGCCACCCCACTCACCCCCTCCGGCAAACCGGCAACGGCCAAGGCAGGCAGCAAAACCACCGATGAGGACGTCATCGCCGCGCGCAACAGCATCCGTCAGGAAGGTCTGGAAGCCACGGTCAGGGAGCTGGCCAAACCCAAATACAATGGCCGCCTGCCCGGCACAGAAGGCGATACACTGTCCCGCGACTGGCTGGTGAAGCAGTTTGAAGCCATAGGCCTGACCCCAGCGGGCAGCAAAGGCTACCTGCAACCCTTCACCACCAGGATCACCGACCCTGATGAATCTTCCAACTTGCAGCTTGGCCAGAAGGCGAATACCAGCAACATCATCGGCATCCTGCCGGGTAATGACCCTGAGCTGGCCAAGGAAGTGATCATCATCAGCGGCCACCGGGATCATCTGGGCTTCAACAATGACCTGCGCAAGCAATACCCGGGCGCCAATGATGACCTGACCGGGGTCGCCGCCACGCTGGAGCTGGCACGTGCCTTTGCAAAGCTGGAAGGCCAGAACAAGCGCACACTGATGTTTGTCGCCTATGGTGCGGAAGAGCAGAAGTACATGGGCTCCATCTACCATAGCCAGAACCCGGTCGCCGCCGCCCCCAACGCACAGATTGTGCTGATGATCAGCATCGACATGATCGGCCTTGGCTACGACAAATGGCAAAGCTTCAGCCAAAAGCAAATGGATGCCTACAGCAAGCGCTGGTTCCGCGAGGTGTATAACGACTCGGATGAAGACAAGGACGCCTATTCACACGAATACCCGAAAACCCCGGGCCCGACCTTTGACTATGATGCCGGACCATTTGCCCGTATCGGCATCAACACTCGTGTGATTGGCCTCGCCGACGTGCCGAATTACCACTCCGTCAACGAC is a genomic window of Leeia aquatica containing:
- a CDS encoding M28 family metallopeptidase; the encoded protein is MLSHTRLTLSLLTTLLLTAMPGSQALAATPLTPSGKPATAKAGSKTTDEDVIAARNSIRQEGLEATVRELAKPKYNGRLPGTEGDTLSRDWLVKQFEAIGLTPAGSKGYLQPFTTRITDPDESSNLQLGQKANTSNIIGILPGNDPELAKEVIIISGHRDHLGFNNDLRKQYPGANDDLTGVAATLELARAFAKLEGQNKRTLMFVAYGAEEQKYMGSIYHSQNPVAAAPNAQIVLMISIDMIGLGYDKWQSFSQKQMDAYSKRWFREVYNDSDEDKDAYSHEYPKTPGPTFDYDAGPFARIGINTRVIGLADVPNYHSVNDTPDNVHFKPMVNVTRTLFDYLWQVDQDDQPHTR